One window of Armatimonadota bacterium genomic DNA carries:
- a CDS encoding VWA domain-containing protein, with protein MENFDPDKTVIGAASSLPDANRTQMTPPPGADFTLTCRPEHGSLLSTDQSRDHLMVQWRAAGSGLARGPRMPLNLALAIDRSGSMEGEPLQYVQRACAQIIDLLEPSDVLTIVTFAEDVDVIVPARRVVNRQLLKEHIQRILPGNTTNLYDAIVVAANQVASVASAGMVNRVLLLTDGEPTAGIRDFQSIVGQAAEQKSRGITVTALGFGPEYNEELLAGIARRSGGNYYYITRPELLPEVFRSELMTMMNLAARGAKLRIKPAKWNRVRQVYGHKLAFAPEGIEVDVADLEQGAALTLLAEMDFGPRPTGEFRGAVVEVEFENTATGRTERLSADAVWRFIADPSEAAASEDTGVAAELQVALASQTLERTLMGMRTQQIDSRTAMLDLERTQQILITGGQADRAADITQALGSLRAGDSNAAEKTLIGTSLDLDRGKRS; from the coding sequence ATGGAAAATTTCGATCCAGACAAGACCGTTATCGGCGCCGCGTCCAGCCTCCCGGACGCCAACAGAACCCAGATGACGCCGCCCCCCGGCGCCGATTTCACCCTCACCTGCCGTCCCGAACACGGAAGCCTCCTGTCCACCGACCAAAGCCGCGATCACCTGATGGTACAGTGGCGCGCGGCGGGCAGCGGCCTGGCCCGGGGCCCGCGCATGCCGCTCAACCTGGCCCTCGCGATCGACCGCAGCGGCAGCATGGAAGGCGAACCGTTGCAGTACGTGCAGAGGGCCTGCGCGCAGATCATCGACCTTCTGGAGCCAAGCGATGTTCTCACGATCGTCACGTTCGCCGAAGATGTGGACGTCATCGTGCCGGCGCGCCGCGTTGTCAACCGCCAATTACTGAAGGAGCACATCCAGCGTATCCTTCCGGGCAACACCACCAACCTGTATGACGCCATCGTGGTGGCCGCCAACCAGGTCGCATCCGTCGCATCGGCAGGCATGGTCAACCGCGTCCTTCTGCTCACCGACGGCGAGCCGACGGCGGGCATCCGGGATTTTCAGAGCATCGTGGGGCAGGCGGCGGAACAGAAATCGCGTGGAATCACCGTTACGGCGCTGGGCTTCGGCCCGGAGTATAACGAGGAACTGCTGGCCGGTATCGCCCGCCGCAGCGGAGGCAACTATTACTACATCACGCGCCCCGAACTGCTGCCCGAAGTATTCCGCTCCGAACTGATGACCATGATGAATCTGGCGGCGCGCGGCGCGAAGCTCAGAATCAAACCCGCCAAATGGAATCGCGTGCGCCAGGTCTACGGTCACAAGCTCGCATTCGCGCCGGAAGGCATCGAGGTCGATGTGGCGGACCTGGAGCAGGGCGCCGCGTTGACGCTGCTGGCGGAAATGGACTTCGGCCCGCGCCCCACCGGAGAGTTCCGCGGCGCGGTGGTTGAGGTGGAGTTTGAAAACACCGCGACCGGTCGAACCGAACGCCTCAGCGCGGACGCGGTATGGAGATTCATTGCGGACCCGTCCGAAGCCGCTGCTTCCGAAGACACCGGCGTGGCCGCCGAGCTTCAGGTGGCGCTGGCTTCGCAGACGCTCGAACGCACCCTCATGGGCATGCGGACCCAGCAGATCGACAGCAGAACGGCCATGCTGGACCTCGAGCGCACACAACAGATTCTGATCACCGGCGGACAGGCGGATCGCGCGGCGGATATCACTCAAGCCCTCGGCAGCCTGCGTGCCGGCGACTCGAACGCGGCGGAAAAGACTTTGATCGGCACGTCGCTCGACCTCGATCGCGGCAAGCGCTCCTGA
- a CDS encoding RNase H family protein, translated as MRKYEFWVDGACSGNQFKGPQPTGGGIVAQCDGHEREWAVPLGPGTNQTAELKIVSEALKRVKDPADADVTVYSDSAYAIGCLTRPWKPKANLEAIAEAKALIARCGRFRMVKVSGHSGHAENERADKLAVSAISEAQGA; from the coding sequence ATGCGAAAATACGAGTTCTGGGTAGATGGCGCTTGCTCCGGCAACCAGTTCAAAGGGCCGCAGCCAACGGGCGGCGGAATCGTGGCGCAATGCGACGGACACGAACGCGAGTGGGCGGTGCCGCTTGGTCCTGGCACTAATCAGACCGCTGAACTCAAAATCGTTTCGGAGGCCCTGAAGCGCGTGAAAGACCCAGCCGACGCCGACGTTACCGTCTACAGCGACAGCGCTTATGCCATCGGCTGCCTGACCAGACCGTGGAAGCCCAAGGCCAACCTGGAGGCGATTGCCGAAGCGAAAGCGCTGATTGCCCGCTGCGGCCGTTTCAGGATGGTCAAGGTGAGCGGTCACAGCGGCCACGCGGAGAACGAGCGCGCAGACAAACTGGCCGTAAGCGCCATTTCCGAGGCGCAGGGCGCCTGA
- a CDS encoding ATP-binding protein, with translation MTSITHGDGDMPHDELQAKYRDLLKKFKELQGQVETLKSDQSAKEEPVAATITAPAEFVETLNRLLMKVAMIIQAEKAIYMTYDRRTDELVAREPAFGIPGEYLADIRVSAKQGLASEVFRTGDSRIWKNPAEAPVLAQFGARNGLIVPLDVERKDEQGRVLETKRAGLMLVFNKRFGGQFVPEDVKLLAMLSRNAASVLAQARMFEEIIEEKERYEATFESVSVGLLMVQSDGIVSEMNPSARRICHLDGNGNEGVGHPIDDIIPDQLALATIKDALKGEEGMAEITVNLGAEGETKPYIFRMQAAQIHGQDKEPSGAVAVFSDITDVRNAERGKTSFIDAAAHDLRNPMAAIKGFAETLLSDPEEEMFTKEDRQEFLGIIAKSCKRQLGMISDLLNVAKIDAGKALDLHLAPVRIGEIVEDVVRLDQENTSLHTYRVEIDPAAPPVLADEVKVDRIVSNLVSNARKYSPNGGEINLKVTYLPSEDRVQVAVADQGLGIPKDQLPKIFGKFSRVKAKGFENIPGTGLGLNMVKNLVELHGGKIWLDSEYGKGSTFTFTLPVHGPTAPAA, from the coding sequence GTGACATCTATAACACATGGCGACGGCGATATGCCGCACGATGAACTCCAGGCTAAGTACCGCGATCTGCTGAAGAAGTTCAAGGAACTACAGGGCCAGGTCGAAACACTGAAAAGCGACCAGAGCGCCAAGGAAGAACCGGTTGCGGCCACAATCACCGCTCCGGCGGAGTTCGTGGAAACGCTGAACCGCCTCCTGATGAAGGTGGCGATGATCATCCAGGCCGAAAAGGCGATCTATATGACATACGATCGCCGCACGGACGAACTGGTTGCGCGCGAACCGGCCTTCGGGATCCCCGGTGAGTATCTGGCGGACATCCGCGTGAGCGCGAAGCAGGGTCTGGCGTCCGAGGTCTTCCGGACCGGCGATTCTCGCATCTGGAAAAACCCCGCGGAGGCGCCGGTGCTGGCGCAGTTCGGCGCGCGCAACGGCCTCATCGTTCCGCTGGATGTTGAGCGGAAGGACGAGCAGGGCCGCGTTCTCGAGACCAAGCGCGCCGGCCTGATGCTGGTCTTCAACAAGCGCTTCGGCGGCCAGTTCGTGCCGGAAGACGTCAAACTCCTCGCGATGCTCTCGCGCAACGCCGCTTCGGTGCTGGCGCAGGCCCGCATGTTCGAGGAGATCATTGAGGAGAAGGAACGCTACGAGGCAACCTTCGAAAGCGTGAGCGTTGGCCTGCTGATGGTCCAGAGCGACGGTATCGTCAGCGAAATGAACCCGTCTGCACGCCGCATCTGCCACCTCGACGGGAACGGCAACGAGGGCGTAGGGCATCCCATTGACGACATCATCCCCGATCAACTGGCGCTTGCGACCATTAAGGACGCTCTCAAGGGCGAGGAAGGCATGGCGGAGATAACCGTCAACCTTGGCGCCGAGGGCGAGACCAAACCGTACATCTTCCGGATGCAGGCCGCCCAGATTCACGGACAGGACAAGGAACCAAGCGGCGCGGTAGCGGTCTTCAGCGACATCACGGATGTGCGCAATGCAGAACGCGGCAAGACGTCCTTCATCGACGCCGCCGCACACGACCTGCGCAACCCGATGGCGGCCATCAAGGGCTTCGCGGAAACGCTGCTCTCGGACCCCGAGGAGGAGATGTTCACCAAAGAGGACCGTCAGGAGTTCCTCGGCATCATCGCCAAGTCCTGCAAGCGCCAACTGGGCATGATCAGCGACCTCCTGAACGTTGCCAAGATCGACGCCGGCAAGGCGCTGGACCTCCATCTCGCGCCGGTCCGCATCGGCGAGATCGTGGAGGATGTGGTGCGCCTCGACCAGGAAAACACCAGCCTGCACACCTACCGGGTGGAGATCGACCCCGCCGCGCCACCCGTTCTAGCCGACGAGGTCAAGGTGGATCGCATCGTCAGCAACCTCGTCAGCAATGCGCGCAAATACTCGCCGAACGGTGGCGAGATCAACCTGAAGGTCACCTATCTGCCGTCCGAGGATCGCGTGCAGGTGGCGGTGGCGGACCAGGGTCTCGGCATCCCGAAGGACCAATTGCCAAAGATCTTCGGAAAGTTCAGCCGCGTCAAAGCGAAGGGCTTCGAAAACATTCCCGGCACGGGCCTTGGCCTCAACATGGTGAAGAATCTGGTGGAGTTGCACGGCGGCAAAATCTGGCTGGATTCCGAATACGGCAAGGGCTCGACATTCACGTTCACACTTCCCGTCCACGGCCCGACGGCGCCGGCGGCGTAG
- a CDS encoding Ig-like domain-containing protein, with the protein MRLRIISAIPGLCLAALALQCASRAQEAETVRLTAKPAAIFADGATTTTITAEVRDRSGGLVPNGLPIRFSTTLGSIESAASSQGGQASVRLTSSTVPGRATVTASAGHATAEITVEFSSRPIVFGQSAAAVSVRADYLLYNDFEGVVDATGSVRFKIGRLQISADRAQMLLERSTIVAESKPGASALTITFGDKHIAADRFQYNWEAHTGMVFGLDEPVRGLFEFSGFTGELTKALGPLPAHEFEFADLTPSPFAVRASRVLLLPGVELQFTHARLILNGKERLTLPYHVKPLDNTHLGYAQYIGLGPRGPLLDIPYYVAAGAIGSSQLRMKFNAPEGLYGATVPGWALDLLTKYDLGRGTDGSAALTRITSPDWGLSWTHNQNLGQSTRGYFNVDTRTGYGALARYTLANMSLSHQAKGYNTSFTAFGSRTQATTGYENVPPEAGQTLPPALKANQTTGNVDLSAQSTPRPLAAGFAWTVGGSVGRQWLATTMLDPTWKTLVYGPVQGVNSQSVSGRIIAPTVKARGGFAMDASFGQGLSFGSGSARRSTQGTVTARQPLGKMGSANFVYNYSDFGYRPTPDSDIIRPERQTITASLSYGKMPKWSMMAFATVGIDQKTRNFRVSGQYLFSPVWAATLNAGIFRQGLSSPNPIYETTFQAVNIEARVTRIVGERSLSLVYSTFQHKVYLDYVPGRYF; encoded by the coding sequence ATGAGACTCCGCATCATCAGCGCCATCCCGGGCCTGTGTCTCGCAGCCCTTGCGCTCCAGTGCGCCTCGCGCGCGCAGGAAGCCGAAACCGTTCGCCTCACGGCCAAACCCGCCGCGATTTTCGCGGACGGCGCCACCACTACCACGATCACAGCCGAGGTTCGCGATCGCAGCGGCGGCCTGGTGCCCAACGGGCTCCCCATCCGTTTCTCGACCACGCTGGGCAGCATCGAATCGGCCGCATCCAGCCAGGGCGGACAGGCCAGTGTGCGGTTGACCAGCAGCACCGTGCCGGGCCGGGCAACCGTGACGGCGTCGGCCGGGCATGCCACGGCGGAAATCACCGTGGAATTCAGTTCCAGGCCGATCGTGTTTGGCCAGTCGGCGGCCGCGGTCTCGGTCCGGGCGGACTACCTGCTTTACAACGACTTTGAAGGCGTCGTTGACGCGACCGGCAGCGTACGGTTCAAGATCGGACGCCTGCAGATCAGCGCGGACCGCGCTCAAATGCTGCTGGAGCGTTCCACCATAGTGGCGGAATCCAAACCGGGAGCAAGCGCGCTTACGATCACCTTCGGCGACAAGCACATCGCGGCGGACCGTTTCCAGTACAACTGGGAGGCTCACACCGGCATGGTGTTTGGCCTCGATGAGCCAGTGAGAGGTCTTTTCGAGTTCAGTGGATTCACGGGAGAGCTCACAAAGGCGTTAGGCCCGCTACCGGCACACGAGTTCGAGTTTGCGGACCTCACGCCCAGCCCATTCGCGGTGCGCGCATCGCGAGTCCTTCTCCTTCCCGGGGTCGAACTCCAGTTCACGCACGCCCGCCTGATCCTGAACGGTAAGGAGCGGCTCACCCTCCCCTACCACGTCAAACCGCTGGACAACACTCACCTGGGTTACGCCCAATACATCGGGCTGGGGCCGCGCGGGCCGCTGCTCGACATACCGTACTACGTCGCCGCCGGCGCGATAGGTTCATCACAGCTGCGGATGAAATTCAACGCGCCGGAAGGCCTCTACGGCGCCACCGTCCCAGGGTGGGCGCTGGACCTGCTCACCAAGTACGATCTCGGGAGAGGCACTGACGGATCCGCCGCCCTGACACGCATCACGTCGCCCGACTGGGGGCTGTCGTGGACGCATAACCAGAATCTGGGACAGTCCACGCGCGGATACTTCAATGTGGACACACGGACCGGCTACGGCGCGCTGGCTCGCTACACCCTGGCCAACATGTCCCTTTCCCATCAGGCAAAGGGATACAACACCTCCTTCACAGCCTTCGGCAGCCGTACCCAGGCGACGACGGGGTACGAAAATGTGCCGCCGGAGGCCGGCCAGACTCTGCCCCCGGCGCTTAAAGCGAACCAGACGACGGGCAACGTGGACCTGTCTGCGCAATCCACACCCCGGCCGCTCGCCGCAGGATTCGCCTGGACCGTCGGCGGGTCCGTAGGTCGCCAGTGGCTGGCGACCACCATGCTCGACCCCACGTGGAAAACCCTCGTCTACGGCCCGGTTCAAGGCGTAAACTCGCAATCCGTAAGCGGCCGCATCATCGCCCCGACGGTCAAGGCGCGCGGCGGGTTCGCGATGGACGCCTCCTTCGGCCAGGGCCTGTCGTTTGGCAGCGGGTCGGCGAGGCGCTCCACCCAGGGAACGGTGACCGCCCGGCAGCCGCTGGGCAAGATGGGGTCCGCCAACTTCGTCTACAACTACAGCGACTTCGGTTACCGGCCCACCCCGGATTCCGATATCATCCGGCCGGAACGCCAAACGATTACCGCCAGCCTCTCCTATGGGAAGATGCCCAAGTGGTCGATGATGGCGTTCGCAACGGTCGGCATCGACCAGAAGACGCGCAACTTCAGAGTGAGCGGCCAATATCTGTTTTCGCCCGTCTGGGCGGCCACACTGAATGCAGGCATCTTCCGGCAGGGACTGTCGTCCCCGAACCCGATCTACGAGACCACTTTTCAGGCTGTCAACATAGAGGCGCGCGTTACCCGAATCGTTGGCGAACGCTCTCTCTCGCTCGTTTACTCAACGTTCCAGCACAAAGTCTACCTGGACTACGTTCCCGGCAGGTATTTCTAG
- a CDS encoding Stp1/IreP family PP2C-type Ser/Thr phosphatase: MTPDEITAELQPADLPPGETPRQAPEIHLAVQFAAKTDLGRVRENNEDKFDWWEPEDPVLLANRGRLYAVADGMGGHAAGQIASEMALKALAQAYFGGVNGSVEDAVARAFSQANAVIYDTARAIPSRSGMGCTLATVAIVDSDAVVAWAGDSRAYLIRDGIATQMTRDHSLVEEHVQLGILTREEAAHHPRRNIITRSLGPEPAVQPDVVRYPLLPGDTLLLCSDGLTGVVADPEIAALAVASPPSLACGELIGVANSRGGPDNVTVAILRVLDDSGQVQPSEAAPDPPAARRRGFFHRAGS; the protein is encoded by the coding sequence ATGACGCCGGATGAGATTACGGCGGAACTCCAGCCGGCCGACCTCCCGCCGGGCGAGACTCCGCGCCAGGCACCCGAGATCCATCTCGCCGTGCAATTCGCGGCCAAGACGGATCTGGGCCGCGTTCGCGAGAACAACGAAGACAAATTCGATTGGTGGGAACCGGAAGATCCCGTCCTTCTGGCGAACCGGGGACGGCTGTACGCCGTAGCGGACGGCATGGGGGGCCACGCGGCCGGGCAGATCGCTTCTGAGATGGCGCTGAAGGCGTTGGCACAGGCGTATTTCGGCGGCGTCAACGGCTCCGTGGAAGATGCCGTTGCCAGGGCCTTTTCGCAGGCCAACGCCGTGATATACGATACGGCCCGCGCGATTCCGTCTCGTTCCGGCATGGGTTGCACGCTGGCCACGGTGGCGATTGTTGACAGCGATGCGGTGGTTGCCTGGGCGGGAGACAGCCGTGCCTATCTGATCCGCGACGGGATAGCCACTCAGATGACACGCGACCACTCCCTCGTGGAAGAGCACGTCCAATTGGGCATCCTCACCCGGGAGGAAGCGGCACACCACCCGCGCCGCAATATCATCACGCGGTCGCTCGGCCCCGAGCCCGCCGTCCAGCCGGACGTCGTCCGCTATCCCCTCTTGCCCGGTGATACCCTCCTGCTCTGCTCCGACGGGCTCACCGGCGTGGTTGCCGACCCGGAGATTGCCGCGTTGGCGGTTGCCTCCCCGCCATCCCTCGCATGCGGAGAGTTGATCGGCGTTGCCAACTCCCGCGGCGGCCCGGACAACGTCACCGTCGCCATCCTGCGAGTCCTCGACGACTCGGGGCAGGTGCAGCCGTCCGAAGCGGCCCCGGACCCTCCGGCCGCCAGGCGCCGCGGGTTCTTCCACAGGGCAGGATCCTGA
- a CDS encoding FHA domain-containing protein, translating into MDERTQMIAGAPCPVCGAENGPTAEWCADCGFRLDSTPGGAADAVPGYRLLGDGESHPLKQGENVVGRILADVFLSDPSVSRRHAIITVNDTVVTVRDEGSSNGTKTGSAVLPPGEDRQVAPGQRIQFGVVVFHLSGADGNPVEPSDGEEIDAEAPVAGHLEGAGVSYAVKQGANSIGRKPGNDVVLSDPFVSGFHAVLTVADGQLTIIDSGSSNGTFISGRRLAPGTTETLEAGQEIVFGREALRYVPLPAEEEESADDAG; encoded by the coding sequence ATGGACGAGAGAACACAGATGATCGCCGGCGCACCCTGCCCGGTATGCGGCGCGGAAAATGGCCCAACGGCGGAGTGGTGCGCGGATTGCGGCTTCCGCCTCGATTCGACGCCCGGCGGCGCCGCGGACGCGGTCCCGGGCTACAGGCTGTTAGGCGACGGCGAATCGCACCCGCTGAAACAGGGCGAAAACGTCGTTGGGCGTATCCTGGCCGATGTATTCCTCTCCGATCCGTCGGTTTCGAGGCGGCACGCCATCATCACCGTCAACGATACCGTGGTGACGGTCCGGGATGAGGGGAGCAGTAACGGGACGAAGACGGGCAGCGCCGTGCTGCCGCCCGGCGAAGACCGCCAGGTGGCGCCGGGCCAGCGCATCCAGTTCGGCGTGGTGGTGTTCCATCTGTCCGGCGCGGATGGCAACCCCGTGGAACCCTCGGACGGTGAGGAGATCGATGCCGAGGCTCCGGTGGCCGGCCACCTGGAAGGCGCCGGAGTCTCCTACGCCGTAAAGCAGGGCGCAAACAGCATCGGACGGAAGCCCGGCAACGATGTGGTGCTCAGTGATCCGTTCGTTTCCGGCTTCCACGCCGTGCTGACGGTGGCGGACGGCCAGTTAACCATCATCGACTCGGGCAGCAGCAACGGGACGTTCATTTCGGGGCGGCGGTTGGCTCCGGGGACGACGGAGACCCTGGAGGCCGGTCAGGAGATCGTGTTCGGGCGGGAGGCATTGCGGTACGTTCCCCTGCCGGCGGAAGAGGAGGAGTCCGCCGATGACGCCGGATGA